The nucleotide sequence CCAGGAAGGGATGACCGTGCGTGCCATCGTGATCGATGACTCCTCGGCGATGCGAATGATCCTGCGACGCATCGTGACCAAGTTCGGATTCGAGGTGAGCGAGGCGGTCGACGGCCGCGACGCCCTGGAGCGCCTCGCCGCGGCCGACCCCGTGCCCGACGTGGCCCTGGTGGACTGGAACATGCCCGAGATGAACGGCCTGGAGCTGATCCAGGCGTTGCGGGCGGACCCGCGCTACGCCGCGATGACCCTGCTCATGGTGACGACCGAGAGCGAGCAGAGCCAGGTGGTGCGGGCGCTGGCCGCCGGCGCCCACGAGTACCTGGTCAAGCCGTTCACCCCCGACGCCCTCGCCGAGAAGCTGCAGCTGCTCGGCCTGGTGCCGGCGCGGGCCTGAGGTGCACGCTCCCCTGGCGGTCCCCGCCACCCCCGTGCCGCTGCCCACCCCCGTGCCGCTGCCCACGCCCGTGCCGCTGCCCACGCCCGCGCAGCTGGGCGAGGTGCTGGCTCGGGTGTGGGCGGCCTACCTCGACGGCGAGCTCACCCTGCTCGACCCGCCGAGCGGTCCTGCCGCGACGGCCCGGATGCTCGCTGCGGTGTCGATCAGCGGGGCCTGGGCGGGCCACGTGCAGGTCTCGATGAGCCCGGGTTGCGCCCACCGGCTGGCTGCCGGGCTGTGGGGCGGTGACCTCGTCGACCCGAGCACCACGGTGCTCGCCGACGCACTGGGCGAGGTCGCCAACATGGTGGGCGGCGCGGTGAAGAGCACGCTGGGCACGGACCTGGTGCTGTCGCTGCCCCAGGTGGTGCTCGACGCCGCCACGCTGATCAGCGTGGACGCCGAGCCCCGCGTGCAGGTGGCGGCCCGCTGGCGCCGCCAGGACCCCGGCCGACCCACCGACGAGGTCATCGAGGTGTCGCTGTGGCAGCGCCGCAGCACCCCCCGGGCGCGGGGAGGCCAGGCATGAGGGTGCTGGTGGCCGACGACTCCACCGTGATGCGGCGCATCGTGGTCCGCACCCTGCGCCAGGCGGGCATCGAGTGCACCGAGGTCCTGGAGGCCGCCAACGGGGCTGAGGCCTACGAGGTGGCCCTCGCCGAGGAGCCGGACCTGGTGCTGTCGGACTGGAACATGCCCGGGATGAGTGGGCTGGACGCGCTGCGGGCGCTGCGGGCGGCCGGCTCGCGGGTTCGCTTCGGGTTCGTCACCTCAGAGTCCTCCGACGAGATGCGTGCCGCCGCCACCGCCGCCGGCGCCGCCTTCCTCATCGTCAAGCCGTTCACGCCGGAGAACTTCCGCGACGCGTTGGAGCCCGCCTGATGACCACCCTGCCCCCGGTGAAGCGCGTCAAGGACATCCTCGACGGACTGCTCGGCCGCGACGTCACCACCCGGCCCGGCACCCCGCTGGACGGGGTCGGCGCCATCGGCGGCGTGCTGGCCACCTACGTCAACGACACCGACGAGGTGTGCGCGGTGGCCGGCTGGGACCTGCCCGCCGCCGCCGGCGTGGGAGCCGCGCTGGGGCTGTACCCGGCAGGCACCGTCCGCGAGGCGGTGCACCAGCAGCACCTGCCCCAGGACCTGTTCGACGCCCTCAGCGAGGTGAGCAACGTGCTCGCCTCGGCGTTCCAGCTGCCGGGCAACCCACACCTGCGGCTGGAGCGCACCTACCGGCCGGTGGCCGCGGCACCGCCCCTCGCGACGTCGCTGCTCTACTCCGGCCTGCAACGGCTCGACCTGGACCTCGACGTGCCCGGCTACGGCCCCGGCCGGCTGTCGGTGGCTGCCGCTGCGTAGCCACCGACCTGTTCCCCAGCTCCACCCGCTCTGGCTCACCCCGCGGCCCACACGGCCGGCACGACCGAATGGACACACCATGCACCTCACCCTCGCACCGTCGGGCCCGGGCGACGTCAAGCGCGACCTGGAGGTGCTCGTCACGGACCTGGCCGGCCAGCTGCTGGCGGTGACGTCGATGACCGCGCCCCAGGCCTGCACGGCGGTGCTGCGCGAGCTGGTGGAGCACTTCGACGTGGACGCCTGCTACCTGCGGCGCAACGACACGGTGCTGGACGCGTCGGTGCTGGTGGCCGAGTGGCCACCGCGCGCCGCCCGGGCGGGCCCGGACCCGATGCAGGTCGTGCCCTTCCGCGACGGCGCCACCGTGCTGGGGATCCGGGCGCACCCGCGGGAGGTGGTGTTCGCGCCGGTGCGGGCGGAGACCTACCGGGTGCTCGGGCAGGCGGTCTCGAGCAACGGCCACACCACGGTGGCGGTGCCGCTGCGCACCGGCAGCGCCACCGTGGGCGTGCTCGGCGTGGTGGTCCGCGGCGAGCGGAGCTGGAGCCCCCGGGAGATTCACGCGCTGCAGGCGGTGGCGGCGTTCCTCACCCACCTGCACGCCCGGGTGAGTGCCGAGGAGCGGCTGCGCTTCCTGGCCGACCACGACGAGCTCACCGGCTTGCCGGCCCAGCACGTCCTGCTGACCGAGCTGCGCCGCCGCCTCGCCGCGCCCGAGCAGCACCCCGTCGGGCTGGTGCACGTGGCGGTGGACCGGCTGAAGGTGGTCAACCACTCCCTCGGCCACGCCGCGGGGGACGAGTTTCTCCGGGTGGTGGCCCGGCGGCTGACCGAGGCCTTCGCCGGCGACCTGGTGGTGCGGCTGGGCGGCGACGAGTTCGTCCTGCTGCTGGGCGAGCCGGCCCGGCTCGGCGAGGCGGAGCAGGCCGCGGTGCGGGCCCAGCGGTCGATCGCCGCACCGGTGGCGCTGAAGATGGAGAACGTGGGCCGGACGGCGAGCATCGGGGTGGCCGTCGCGGTGCCCGGCCGCTGCGGCGCCACCGAGCTGCTGAACCGCGTCGCCCAGGCGTCCACGACGTCGAAGGAGCGGGGCGGCAACACCATCACCTGCTACACCGAGCAGATGCACACCGAGGACGCGGTGCGCACCGACATCGAGATGCGGCTGCGCACGGCCGTGCAGGGGCACGGCCTGCTGCTGCACTACCAGCCGGAGATCGACCTGCGCACCCGCGAGGTGGTGGGGGTGGAGGCGCTGGTGCGCTGGCAGCACCCGGTGCGCGGGCTGCTGCAGCCGGACTCGTTCATCGGCATCGCCGAGTCCACCAACCTCGCCGGCGAGCTGGGGCGTTGGGTGCTGCAGGAGGCCTGCCGCCAGCTGGCCGCCTGGCGCCGCGCACGGCCGGGACTGGCGCTGCAGCTGCGGGTGAACGTCTCCCCCGTCCAGCTGATCACCGCCGACTTCGTGGAGACCGTGGCCGCGGTGCTCGACGAGCACGACCTGGCCGGGCCGCTGCTGTGCCTGGAGATCACCGAGCACGCCGTGATCCACGACCTGGCGACCGTGCTGCAGACGCTGCGCGGGCTCAAGCGGCTGGGCGTGCAGGTGGCCATCGACGACTTCGGAACCGGGCGCAGCTCGCTGGACCAGCTCAAGCAGCTGCCGGTGGACACCCTCAAGATCGACCGCGGCTTCGTGCACAACGTGGACGCCGACCCCAACGACCTGGCCATCGTGAAGTCCATCATCGGGCTGGCCCAGGCGTTCGGGCTGGACGTCGTGGCGGAGGGGGTGGAGAACGAGCCGGCGGCGGAGGTGCTGCGAGCACTGGGGTGCCCCACCGCCCAGGGCTACCTGTTCAGCCGGCCGGTGCCACCGGAGGAGCTGGAGCGGCTGCTCGACACCACCTTCGCTGCCGGGCTGGGCGCTGCCGGGCGGGAAGCCTGCTGAGGCTGCGGGACCACCGGCTGCGGCGGCGTCCGGTCGGGCAGCTGCACCAGCAGGTCACCAGGCCGGGCCACCGTGGGTTGGTGGGTCACGCACACCACGGTCCGCCCGCGCAGGGCCAGGCGCAGGTCCTGCACCAGCGCCGCGGCGGTGGGTGGGTCCAGGTGCGCGGTGGGCTCGTCCAGCAGCACCACCTCCCGGTCGGCCAGCAGCGCCCGGGCCACCGCCAGCCGGCGCCGCTCCCCGCCGGAGAGCGCGGTGCCGCCCGAGCCCACCGGGGTGTCCAGGCCCGCGGGCAGGGAGTCGACCAGGCGGTCCAGCCCCACCTGGGTGAGCGCGGCGCGCATGGCCGGCTCGCGCAGCTGCCCGCGCGGGGCCGCCAGCGCCAGGTTGGCCCGCACCGAGGCGGCGAAGACGTGGGCGTCCTGCGGGCACCAGGCGATGGCTGAGCGGACGTCGGCGCTGTGCACGGCGGCGGTGTCCACCTCCTCCAGCTGGTAGCTCCCGGCCCGCGGGCGCAGCGCCGCCATGAGCACGCTGAGCAGGGTGGACTTGCCTGAGCCCGACGGCCCGGCCACCACCACCCAGCCGTCGCCGGCCGACGCCGACAGGCTCAGCCCGCGCAGCACGTCCGGCCCACCCGGCCACCCCGCCCACAGGTCGGCGGTGCGCAGCGACTCCACCGGCCGCGGCAGCGCCACCGGCGCGGGGGGCTCGGCCGCCACCGGCTCGGCCAGCACTGCCGCCACCCGCGTGCGGGCGTCCTGCCACGCCCGCCGCTGGCGCAGCGCCGCACCGAGGTTCACCAGTGGATCGAGCAGCCCCAGTGGCGCCAGGGCCAGCACCGCCAGCGCGGGCACCGAGATCGCTCCCGTGGCCACCGCCGAGCGACCCACCCCCAGGGCGAGCACGGCGGCCCCGCCGCTGGCCAGCACCGCCACTGCGGTGCTCGCCGCCCGTGCCAGCGCCGCCCGCCGCGCGGCCACACCCTGGTGGCGACCACCG is from Rhodococcus sp. X156 and encodes:
- a CDS encoding response regulator, whose protein sequence is MTVRAIVIDDSSAMRMILRRIVTKFGFEVSEAVDGRDALERLAAADPVPDVALVDWNMPEMNGLELIQALRADPRYAAMTLLMVTTESEQSQVVRALAAGAHEYLVKPFTPDALAEKLQLLGLVPARA
- a CDS encoding bifunctional diguanylate cyclase/phosphodiesterase, translated to MHLTLAPSGPGDVKRDLEVLVTDLAGQLLAVTSMTAPQACTAVLRELVEHFDVDACYLRRNDTVLDASVLVAEWPPRAARAGPDPMQVVPFRDGATVLGIRAHPREVVFAPVRAETYRVLGQAVSSNGHTTVAVPLRTGSATVGVLGVVVRGERSWSPREIHALQAVAAFLTHLHARVSAEERLRFLADHDELTGLPAQHVLLTELRRRLAAPEQHPVGLVHVAVDRLKVVNHSLGHAAGDEFLRVVARRLTEAFAGDLVVRLGGDEFVLLLGEPARLGEAEQAAVRAQRSIAAPVALKMENVGRTASIGVAVAVPGRCGATELLNRVAQASTTSKERGGNTITCYTEQMHTEDAVRTDIEMRLRTAVQGHGLLLHYQPEIDLRTREVVGVEALVRWQHPVRGLLQPDSFIGIAESTNLAGELGRWVLQEACRQLAAWRRARPGLALQLRVNVSPVQLITADFVETVAAVLDEHDLAGPLLCLEITEHAVIHDLATVLQTLRGLKRLGVQVAIDDFGTGRSSLDQLKQLPVDTLKIDRGFVHNVDADPNDLAIVKSIIGLAQAFGLDVVAEGVENEPAAEVLRALGCPTAQGYLFSRPVPPEELERLLDTTFAAGLGAAGREAC
- a CDS encoding response regulator, which gives rise to MRVLVADDSTVMRRIVVRTLRQAGIECTEVLEAANGAEAYEVALAEEPDLVLSDWNMPGMSGLDALRALRAAGSRVRFGFVTSESSDEMRAAATAAGAAFLIVKPFTPENFRDALEPA
- a CDS encoding chemotaxis protein CheX — encoded protein: MHAPLAVPATPVPLPTPVPLPTPVPLPTPAQLGEVLARVWAAYLDGELTLLDPPSGPAATARMLAAVSISGAWAGHVQVSMSPGCAHRLAAGLWGGDLVDPSTTVLADALGEVANMVGGAVKSTLGTDLVLSLPQVVLDAATLISVDAEPRVQVAARWRRQDPGRPTDEVIEVSLWQRRSTPRARGGQA